In the genome of Pelobacter seleniigenes DSM 18267, one region contains:
- a CDS encoding AEC family transporter, translating into MPLLLIPLSGFFTVKHGLSSRADGDSIGKITFSFLIPALLFANMAQMKIPAKMNWNCLSAYDLDVFTIYLLSIRLSCFLFDFSVAEQSVFGMASSNATIVGMPVGINADIFSQNIYALCCRGEYGDCHE; encoded by the coding sequence TTGCCGCTTCTGCTGATCCCGTTATCAGGATTTTTCACTGTCAAGCATGGTTTATCATCCCGGGCTGACGGTGATTCCATTGGAAAGATCACCTTCTCCTTCCTGATTCCGGCCTTGCTCTTCGCCAACATGGCACAGATGAAAATTCCGGCCAAGATGAACTGGAATTGTTTATCCGCCTATGATCTGGATGTGTTCACCATCTACCTCCTCAGTATTCGCCTGAGTTGTTTTCTGTTCGATTTCTCGGTCGCCGAGCAGAGTGTGTTCGGGATGGCCTCTTCCAATGCAACGATTGTCGGCATGCCGGTCGGGATCAACGCCGATATCTTTTCCCAAAATATATACGCTTTGTGTTGCCGTGGTGAGTACGGGGATTGTCATGAATGA